From the genome of Tachysurus fulvidraco isolate hzauxx_2018 chromosome 14, HZAU_PFXX_2.0, whole genome shotgun sequence:
ttgccAGCTTTTGTCATTTGCTGAGTCACCTATTGTCATAATGTTGTCCAAGAGATTGGTCTCATCATTAACTACACCTGAAACCCTCAAAAGATGCTTGTAAGAAGCTTTTTGAGAAAAATGGTAGTCTATTCTGCCGTATTTATTATGCATGTTACTACCCAGTGTCACATAGGCTTTAATGAGCATGATAAACACAGTCGAAAGGTTCCTCAGATATAGCACACAATGAACATTTTACAGTGGTGTTTCCATGTGTACTGCCACATAACATGCATTCTATGTAGCATTCAGCTGCCATACTCTGTAACTATATCCATACCCCATAAAAGTTTCAACTCTCTGGCTACACATTTGCCTTGAGTGAAATAAGACAGTGGTTGGACAgtcaaatcatttttatttccaacGTGCTTGGGTGAAGTCAAAGGCAGGCTAATTCAAACCATACTGATTCTCAAAGGTAAATCATTAGGGAGGACACAAGCAGTGGAAGTATTTTAGAGTAGTCCAGTTACAATCTGTGTAATAAGGGACTAAATCCTCTAAGATTCTCTTTTCTGAGGGGAGCGCCCATCTGGTTTGCACAGCATCATCTCAGGAAAAAGTATCAGAAATTGAGAGCAGCTATGATGGACAGCGGCAGGCAGTGGGCAGCTCAGGCCTGTTAAACGCCTCCACAGCTGAAGCCAAAATCCTGTGACGTCCTCACCATCGTGATCTCTATTGGAAAAGGCCAGTGTCTATGTTGCTTTCAAGCATGCTTCACATTGGCAAGAGACACAACACCCAAACAAGATCTAATGGCTATTTAGCCCTGTGTCATTCGTTTTCCTTTAGTATCAGTCCTTGGATATTGTTAGATGGCAGCAGTATTCTATTAATCTGTTTATCATTGAGCATTTAATGGTCGGTACatctgtgcttttgtgtgttgcttctgtgtttgtttaaaatgtttatcttGAAGACAATGTTTTCTTAACCAGCAAGTCATTTTGTCTGATTTCCTTGTACTTCTATTAGAAGTGCCCGAGTCACTCCTGTAGTTTAGTCCTGCTGGCTCTAATACCGACACGTATTAGGTGTATCAATTTAATACAGCTGGCCCTGATATATTCAGATGGCACTGAAGAGCCTGTTCATGTGGGTTAAAGCTGAAAATAacttgggggggtggggggtgtttggGGAGTAGATCACAGGGAGCATATTGGGCCTCCTTCTTCTTTATATAGTGTTCTTTATGCTGTTGTCTGGATTCCTCTTGTGACAAAAGTTGAGATGTTGAGGATTTTATAATGTTATCTGTTGTAATTTATGTTTCTGTCATATGAAATCTTAAAGAGAAGTTTACAATGTGTCTCAATAGGTCTGTATATTCAAATTAAGAAGTTAGTAAATAGACCAGAAACTTCAGTAAGCCATTACAGACTTTACCTATGGAGGCAACAAAGCACTGTATCATTAAGCAGTAGGTTATATGCTCTTTTTCAGGAAAACACTGTTATATGtagaaatgtttgtgaaaaaaaacccagagaTTTGCCTTGACTTTACATTATGCGCCTCTAATACCTTTCTTTAggataatgtataatgtataatgtaagcACACTAAATTGTGTATCAGTGTACATATTTCTTACCTAGACACTTTAATCCTGTATGTGAAtatgttctgttcattttggGGGGGTTTTAAgtgccatatactgtatgtaacatgTATGTAATATTTCACAACTCTGTATGTCAAGTATTTTATCTTGTTAGTTTTAAATTTCTGGCTACTAAGAGACTATTGATAtaaagtgtctgtgtctgtctgttgtctaCAGTTGGATATACAAAGACTTTTAGTCTATCAGAAATACACTGACCATGCCACAATCATTTCAACAAAAGTGCCCGTCTTTGGTTTTtgtgaaagtaaaaaacaacaaagagacAAACACATCCGGCTACCGGAAATCACCTAAAGTAGTAAAAGCTTTCCAGTGAAAACATGGCCTGTCTCAGTAAGCATATTATGAGTGCAATATCCATTAGATGCTGCATAGTGCTGGTCCTGTTTTAGAGCTTTAGTGGTTCTGCTGTATCGAGTGTCTATGATAGACTGCAGACAGTGACTGAGGGGAGGGTAAAGCTATAGACTATAGAATTATTATGATGGTAAAATTATTTGCAAAACTAATAAAATGGTTACAGCTTCATTTTGGAGTCAGCTTTGCTTTTATGGTTTAAGCTAGTATGTTTATGCCTTATTTCAGTTATATGAGCTCATATTGAAGCTATATCTATAAATAAGTCAGTTATTAATTAAGATCTAATTCACGGATTTACCAGCGACACAACAATGCTAACACTTTCAGGCGATATTTATTAGAGTTTTATTAGATAATCAGGATAGGTAACATCACATACAGTCACATGTtagttgtgtgtatgtatggttTTTTTCAGGGAACTTGCAGGAGGATGACCTGTACATTTACTCATTTCAGTGAGGTTTTTATACAAAGCAACCTATAATTAAGGCAGAATACAATTGGGCAATTAGGGGGTTCAAGCTCTAAAGTGGCATATTTACAATGCTGTGATATAAATGCATTACTTTCTGGTTATTAGCAGATAGCCCAATGCCTTCAACACTGAACCACTATACTCTGATATATTCATtatgttatttataataatgtatatttatgtcaGTTATAACATCAATAATTAACACAGTCATTGATTTTGATTATTccaattataatatatatataaaagaatgtGGTTATGGTACTTATCTTAATGTAAACAAAACCAATTATTGCCATTTCAAAAGCATGTGGACCAGTAGACGAGACATTGGGGGTGTATAACATATACAGTGGTAAAGCAGTGCCATCTCCTGGTCACAGAGCATAACTGCATGCATAATAGTATGAAAGCAAAGAATTGTTTTTAAGTGTACTTATTACGTAAAGTGCAATTATTTTTATAACTAAACACTGTTCAGTTAAATTGGGCAAGACCTAAACCATTTATATGGATTTCTATTCTGTGCACAGAATTTGGTGCTGTATGTGGAGTTTTAATGCTACCAGCTTGGGCTGACGAATAATGTGAAAAGGACCAGCTTCCAAGACCAAGAATTTTTGACTCTAACACACCTGACCAGTAGATCAACAGTTGGCTAGTTTTGTCAGTGGTgatatatcagaatcagaatcagaatcaggtttattggccaagtgtgttgacacacacaaggaatttggttccagtagtttgtgactctcaaaagtacagacataaatagcACTATACTAttcaaactatacaagacaatgcagacgatgagatacaatatagacagaatgagtattaaatatgaatatagaatatgaatgatcagttatgtacataaagtgtgggagtgcaaataacaatattgtgcaatagtATGCTTTCTGTACAAAATACaacagcagtagtgtgtaatatacagatgtatatatgtactgGTTAGTTGTCAGTGGTGATGACATTCAGCTGTACCTCCTCCACATGAGTATGCAGTCCTGTAGAATGGCCCTAATTGAGATTCTATACAAAGTAGACAATTTACTGACTTTCATGGATGATAAATCTAACCATAACAAGGTTTGAGCAAGCTACTGAGCTTACTCCACTTTGGAACCACAGCACTCTAGCAGAGGCTTTGTAGAAATGGCCTGTGTCCCCATCAAAGCTGTGAGGTGTTAAAGGACCAAATAAAAGTTTAGAACGAGACAGTTCTACAGTTACTATCAAGTGTAGGGGAAGAAACATTACTGAGACTGCTATTGTCAGTACTAGCATTCTCAATAGCTTCTAGCACACATAGCAGCCTGGCTGATTCTGTTTGACATTAATAATAGGatatataaaactgtgtgtgtgtgtgtgtgtgtgtgtgtgtgtgtgtgtgtgtgtgtgtgtgtgtgtgtgtgttacgatTTAATTGATTATCTATAAGATTCGGGGTTCAGGATCCAAATGTGCTGAAAGAACTGAAAGATGCTTGCAGCTATAGATGATATTACTATGTAATGGAAGTAATGAAAGTAATGATCATGTGgagtgaatacttttgcaacaaatttttgtttaattcatgtCTTACTATAATTATTTGGTACTTTTGACTTTTATGCATCATTCATATCGCATGAATCCAGACTACCAGGTAAatattaagtttattttaataccAACTAACAcaacaaaatgtggaaaggttTAAGGGGCGAATACTTTGATATATACATAGTTTAATTCCTAACTGAAATgtttcataaatattattttggagaAAAGCTTTCTCTATAATTTTGCCAAGGAAGAGCAGTTTGGAAATTGGACTGCAATTATGTGTGACTAAAGCCTAAAAGTTGTGTAGCACTTGAGTAGTGGTCTAGTAACTGAATGGGTCTGGAAGGCAATTTGATGATACTGAGctgtttactttatttaaaactgtGCTACAGAGACAAATACCTGTTTGAAAAAGAAAGCTGTAACTAAAAATAACAGAAGccatttgcatgtgtgtgtgagtgtgtgtgtgtgtaaagcttgttggaATGCTAAATGCATTCCATGGACAGGAGATTCTTGGATGAAATTCAACCACAAACAGCAGATTTTATGGCCAGTAATAATCCTGAAGGTAATAATCTTATTATACTTCATATGATACATCATATCACAACACATATACACTAACTTGAAACAAGAATATCAAATATACAGCAGCAACCAACAAATTACTACCAGAATCAGTAAAAACATCATCTGTCAATATACACGTGGAAATATCTTCACAGTGGAATTttcctttaattaaaatataattgtgTCATACAGCTCTTACAATCAACTTGTAAAGTTAAGTCAGTTTTACAgtaaaagtatttgtattttttattttaaatttttttgctttGGTTTAACAGATTCTTAACCACATAACATGATGAACAGGTTCATCAGTGTATACACAAAATATGTTTTctatacaatacagtacacaatataaaaacaacacaattttcCAAGCCACATTTGGACATCatatatgcaaaataaatgaataaaacactttcatATTACTAAAAAATTGGTAGACAACTTTTGTAGCAAAATTGTATAAGAAGACTTTCAGTATatctaaatcatttaaaaataacagtgcttaaaacaaaacaaaacaagaaatgtTATTAAGTAATGGTCTATTtcacatgaaaatgaaaaaaaaatcaataaaataaatgaaggcAGCTCAAATGCATTTCATAGTTCATGCTGTATGCATAGTTTCTGTAACCGATGTCCCCAAATCTAACAATCTATCAGCAACTAATCTACTTTTATCATTCACATGTTGTCTCTTAAGGTCACATTACCTGGGGATTATTttctaaattcataaatatacacgacactttttttaaaatgcatagtTTTGCAAAAAGAAAAGGATCAAAGTAccaaacagtacaaaagcagTCATCAATGACAGGAAGTGTTAATTAGTTATTTAAACCTTGTATTCAATATAGAGCATGTAAAGTGTGTCTTTCTACTGGATTATTAATGATTATACATAttgattttcttgctttcttgagACTATGTCTGAGTAATTTAGAGTAGGTTAAATGGCAGTGCACTAGTTTCAAAAGAGTGTATTACACAACGATACTGTAAACCAAACCGTCGCTTCCTGTGATCTGCAGTgtcaaaacaggaagtgcagaCACTGAAACACAACTGTTTGAACTGTAACGGGCAACTGTGAGCATAGCCATTTTGTCTTACTCTTTTCATCAAGGCTGTCTTGTTGCTCCTTGCAAACTGGCAGGAGAAGCCTGTGCATGGAAGTGCGTCTCCTTAAAAATAAACCAGCAGTTTCCCGCCCATAAGATGAGGTTCAGAAAGCCAGCAATCTAGAAAGAAGGCAAAAATAGTTCTTGAGGGTTGTTTGTTCTTATGAAGCAGATCAAATTTGCAGAATTTGCATTCACAAGTCATTTCTGGTGAACATACAAAAATGCAAACAGTCTGTTCACCATGAATATGTGTAACATTTTCTCAATCTTAACTGGCTAATTTAATGGCATTACCGTCCTTTATCATGCTAACAACTGAGCCAAGTACATAAACCTGAACACTATTGTAAGAATTGTAAGAAATAATACtgtaaaagacacacactggacagctgAGATGGACAGATGTTTACAGCTAGCATTTTCATATGTCTGAGAAGTGGCAGATATAAaaccaggcaaaaaaaaaattattctatGCCAAACAAAATGTGTTGTCTGATGTCCTTTTTGTCATTATCATGCCAAATAAGCTATAAAAACTGTAGCTCCTTGATGAAATAACTATgtaaatatattctgtattttactACTACTTCATCAAAAAACAATGTCGGCATATATGGCATATATATAAGCCTTCTGAGCCTGGTGGATTATATATACACTTTCTTGGTTTTTCTTTTGGTTATGGATAGCGATTTTAATTCCCTTTTGAACTTTTGACTTTTGAAGTGACATTAGGATCCGTTTGCCAGATTTGGCAACCATGTTACTGACAATAAACGTCCACACATGGTCATGAACAGACAGGCCACTACTACATGCTTTGTACTAAACAAAGCACTTAATTTCAGTTTTACATTTGCTTGTAGCTTCATAAATCCAATCCATGTATTTATGATTAAAgttgaatatattatataggtGGTTTATGCCAATCGGTTACAACCCGAATTCCAAAAATGTTGGggtgtttttttataaatttgaataaaatgaaaacttaaagactttcaaatcacatgagccaataatgtattttattcatagCAGAACACAGATAacataacaaatgtttaaactaAGAAATTTTATCCACAAAATGAGCTCATTTCTAATTTGTTGCTTGCTACAGGTCTCAAAATAGTTGTGACGGGGGCATGTATACCATGGTGTAGCATCTcctcttctttttaaaacagtttgAAGACGTCTGTGCATCAAGTTTACGAGTTTCTGGAGTTTTTGGTGTTGGAATTTGGTCCCAATTCGGTCCCATTCTTGCCTGATATACATTTCCAGCTGCTGAAGAGTTTGTGGACGTCTTTGacgtattttttgtttaatgataTGCCAAACTTTCTCTATAGGTGAAAGGTCTGTACTGCAGGCAGCACATGGACACTTCCATGATAAAGCCATGCTGTTGTAATAGCTGCAGTATGTGGGTTTGCATTGTCCCTAAAAGAGACGGTGTCTGGAGCGGCACATATGTTGATATAAAAGTTGTATATATCTTTCAGCATTCATAGTGCCTTCCAAAACATGCAAGCTGCCCATACCGTATGTACTTATGCAGCCCATACCATCAGAGATGCTGGCTTTTGAACTGAACGCTGATAACACTCTGGAAGGTCTCCTTCCACTTTAGCCCGGAGGACACGGCATCCGTAATTTCCAACAAGTATATTAAATTTGGACTCGTCTGACCATAGAACACTTTTCCACTTTAAAacagtccattttaaatgaGCCTTTGCCACAGGACATTACACCACTTCTGGACCATGTTCACATATGGCTTCCTTTTTGCACAGTAGAGCTTTAGTTGGAATATGCAGATTGCAAGGCAGATTGTGTTTATCGACACTGATTTCTGGAAGTCCTGGGCCCATGCCGATGAGTGATGCAATGTTGTCTGAGGGCCCGAAGACCACGGGCATCCAGTAAAGGTCTTTGGGCTTGTCCCATATGCACAGAgatttctccagtttctctgtCTTTTGATGACGATGTTATGCATAGTAGATGATGAGATTTGCAAAGCATTTGCAATTTGGTGTTGAGGAtcattgtttttaaagtattcCACAATCTTTCAAAGATTGGAGAGCCTCTACCCATCTTTACTTCTGAGAGACTCTGCCTCTCTAAGACATCCCTTTTATAGCTAATCATTTTATAGACCTAATTTCAATTGACTTAATTAGGTGCTAGATGTTCTTCCAGCTGAATCCTTCTTGCTTATTAACCCATTTATTGCCCTGTACCAACTTTCTTTAAAACCTGTGGCAGGCATCAACtttgaaatgagctcatttagtggagaaaagtgtaaaatttctcagtttaaacatttgtttgatatctatgttctattgtgaataaaatattggttCATCTGATTTGAAAGTTTTTTagttatcattttatttaaatttaaaaaatgcccCAAGATTTCCAGAATTCGGGTTGAAAAATATCACTATTGTGGCTTGATCTTATGAAACAGCCATACACAAAATGACTTATAAAACACATAGTTAATAAATCCCATTATTTTTACTTCATGTTTATGGTATCGATatatacattaaatcagaagttTAAGACACACTACAGTCATCAAGCAGTCTTACCACTGAAGAATTGAGGGGGCCAAATAGAGGAACGGCACCTGATGCGCACTTGTTCGAGGGATTCTTACAGACACTGATTACGGAAAGGAATTGTGATGTACTAGTAGACCATTTCACATCAGTCAGGCCTTTTCCCCAGGCAGACGAAGCCACCAGCCACAAGAATGTGAAGATTCCAGTTATTATCAGATCCTGTGGAATAATGGCAGGGTTTAAGTGAACATACATGAATGATAACATTAATGacgtacacacactataacGGTCAGTTGTATGTTAATACCTCTATTAATTGTTGAGTTCAGGTCCTTCGGTCAAACCCATTGCTAACAAGTGCATAACATCAAGCACATAGGCATGCAATCTCTATAGACAAACACTGGCAGTGGAATTAAGAGCTCAGTGCCTGAAGAGCTCAGTGACTTTATACTTGGCACTGTCATAGAATGCCACTTTGAATAAAACCTCTACTTACAATGGGGCTGGCAATTGTTAAAACGTGCAGTGTTAAAAAACATCTATTCTATGTGTATCATCACTAGTTCCGATAGTTCCATTTGGCCCTGGATGTAACATCACCACAAGATGGTGCTTCATACAATGAGTTTCCATGGCCAGGGATCTTCACACAAGTCTAAGATAACTATAAGCAATACCAAGTGTTGGCTGGAGTGTAAAGTAGTAGgctacaccaccaccaccatcttaTCTGGAGTAATGACTTATGCTTCACTAACAGTAGCCTGATGGATAAATATGGGTTTGGTGAATGCATAGTATGCAAAAGTAAAGTTTGATGGATAAGGGCTAATGGTGTGGGACTGTTTTTCAGGATTTTGGGTTTAGCCCCTTACAGTACTTCACTGCAGATAATTGTATGCATTCAGCATTCTTGTTCCAACATGATAAATATACATGTGTACAAATTGAGGACCATAAATACATGGTTTGATTAGCTTGGTCTGAAAGATCAACACTTGTCTGCttagagccctgacctcaaccccagcatcagtgcctgacctcactaatgctcttttgACTGAATAGGCACAAATTCCGACAGACATACTCCAGAATTCTGTAGAAATTCTTCTTAGAAGAATGGAGGCTGTTGTATCTGCTGGGGGGCAGAGGGTATCATAAAGCCCATGGTTTTGGAATGGAAGGCCAAACAAGCTAATATAGGTGTTATAGAAAGGTGTCCATATGCTTTTGGCAATATAATGTATTTCAGTGTTTAGTTCAgtatttatgatttttcaaTTGCCAGAGGGATGGTGTGTCCCCAGTCTACTGCAGGGCACCaggcacacacatttacacactcctTAAGAGCCAGGGGTGTGATCCGGTACCTGTGAACCTGTGTCTACTGTAGCCTCGTCTTCTGGATGACAGCTGTGAAACCTGAAGTGGTCTTCTGCAGTTTTATCCCACCAACACGTGTTGTATTCCGAGATAATTTTCTGATTACCACAGACGTTATTTCAAGTGCACTAAACATCCCATCAACTTCAACCAGCCGTTTCTTCTCAGACCTTGCTCATTAGCAAAGTATAATCCCTGTAGAATTGATGCTAACTGGATTTTCTTGCACTATTCTGTGCAATCTCTAAAGACTGTAGATGAAAATGGCAGCAAAGCAGCAGTTGCACTAAGTGAATTGCACTGTAAGGAAAGAggtggaggaagtgtctggggagagggaagtctgggcatccctgcttagtctgctgccctcGCGACCCAGCCctggataagctgtagaaatggatggatggatggctggatggatggatggaaataatCCTGAAtatggcaccaacaaccatgccatgatCAAAGTCACTGAGGTCACATTTCCACCTTTCTGATTTGTAATGTGagcattaactgaagcttttgaCCTGTATCTACAGGATTTTATGCACTGTGTTGCTGATACATGCTTGGCTTACTGGATAATTGCTAAGACATGCAAGTGTATTGTCAagagttcctaataaagtggatggtgatTGCATTGCTAGTTCTCAATTGCCTCTCAGATGTCAATTGCCTCTCAAATCCCCTTCTTGTAACTGCTGTCTAAAACACACTACATCTTCATTTACACAACAGTGAGAAAAGTTAACTTCTCCTGCACCATTAGTTGCCCAGATGTCTGAACATCAGGCAATTCAGTCAGGTAACATGAACCAAACACATATTGCCATATATAATCACCATTATTCATTGATGGATTATGAACAGGAAGTAAGTCACAGGTTATAAATACAGACCTACTCATTGAACACAAGTTTTACTTTAAAGTGAAAGGTAACACTCTGTTCACAAAGCTAAAAACCCCACTtactgtttaaaataatttatgtagACAACAAATATTAAGAAACAATTGTGCACTTTAAAGCATTAATGGAGTttactataaatataaaggGAATAAATTCAGACATAAAACAGACTCACAATAATAGGTCCACGTTTTGACTCGCTATATACTTGATAGTAGCCAGTATACACCACAAGTATGATGATACAGTAGAGGAAGGCCAGGACGCCAACTGCAATGAAGAACTCAGCTGAAGATGAATAGTCTCCAGTCAGATAGTACTTTTTCATGTCTGTTTTGTTGACACAGGTTGGCACATCAAACTCGACTTTATTAAGTCTGTGTGAGACAAGTCAAAATGTATTTTCCAGAATAAAGATAAATCCAACTGAATATATAACAATACCTGGTAGTTTGTTAGAATCAGTATAATATGTGATAATGATTAATGACATTTACCTAAAAGGGTATTCAAAGGAGATGTTGATCTGTTGGATACCAGTCCCTGGACACTGGATATTGAAGCTGGTGGTTCCGACATAATTACTAATCGACCCAAATGCAAATATGGCCAATACCTGTGGACACAGTGCACAAAAGCAAATATAGTAAAAGCAGGagagacaagaagaagaagactttgCCTTTGGGAAAAATGTAACCAAATGATTGATATGTAGACGACAATTATTCATGTAGACGTGTATAGTATGTGTAATGCaagtatttctgtctgtgtgggcAGCTAGCCCACTGAGTAATGCAACAAATGGAAAAAGTTTTTCAGAGAAGTGAAAAGTCAACTAACTAGGCCAGAAATACCAcctcaggtaaaaaaaaagggaagtaTCACAATAGATTTCACATTTGTAAATCATATACATTTGCTCATGCTTCTATGGCACGTGAGTGTGTGGGAAGAAAGTTTCAAGTAATCGGGTGTGTTCAATGAACATCAGACAGTAAAAGACAGCAACATACATCGTTTTCTGGAAGTGTAAGGAAACGTAAAACCTAAAGAAAGagataaatacacaacacaacacaacacagcccTTATACTAAGTCTAGTAGGAAGTAAATAATCACTGTACGTTCTTTAAAACTTGCAGATTGCATATCAAATTTGGGATGCAGTGACAGAGGTGTTGAATACATGGTTAGGTGTCTGCTCGCTCCAGAGTCATGGGTGGAACGGAAAATATTCTTAACGCTCTTTACCGTAactgagtatttttttttatagtgaaCTTAACCTGACTGTAAGACATGTGTCTTGTAATGGCTTTTTAAGACAATAATACTTATtggtttattttgaataataacaataataataataataataataataataataataataataatacgaagaagaagaagaagaagaagaagaagaagaagaagaagaaaaaaacatgcttcACTGATTGTATTAGGTCATATATTTCATCATGTCCTGTGGCTGAACTACacgttttaaataaaagaatttccTAAAACATACAAAGCCTCGGCTCCACAACTACAGTATGATGTAGAACATCAGCACTTGTTTTGATGAAGATACAGCAGAACATCTGagaaacactgagaaaactttACTCCAGTAACAAAATCTTGCTGCTGAATATCGAAGATCTGCACTTACCCACTCCAGGATACGTACAAATCCCAGCGGCTCTTTCAGAGGTCTGATATCAAACCAGAAACCTGACATTATTTTCTGAAAGAGAAACACATGATCGACTTGATCAGATCGACTTGATCTAAGATCATCTCTACTCGCTCTGCCTCAAGGGAGTTAACTTTATAATACAACTTTGTAATCATTTATCTAGTTACCAACTTCACCAACATTCTCGATATTAGTTTGATCGA
Proteins encoded in this window:
- the sypl2b gene encoding synaptophysin-like protein 2b, whose translation is MSGFWFDIRPLKEPLGFVRILEWVLAIFAFGSISNYVGTTSFNIQCPGTGIQQINISFEYPFRLNKVEFDVPTCVNKTDMKKYYLTGDYSSSAEFFIAVGVLAFLYCIIILVVYTGYYQVYSESKRGPIIDLIITGIFTFLWLVASSAWGKGLTDVKWSTSTSQFLSVISVCKNPSNKCASGAVPLFGPLNSSVIAGFLNLILWAGNCWFIFKETHFHAQASPASLQGATRQP